A genomic segment from Gammaproteobacteria bacterium encodes:
- a CDS encoding TonB-dependent receptor: MSRGSKRATSRGQRERETANPGRMPEPPSPVALAVGLALSAGLAGVASAQAPREGAQGQAIEEVTVTGSRITATGMTTPTPVTVVQVDELSNMAPGQLIDALDQLPQFVNNARPNTAASKADSAGASNLNMRSIGSKRTLVLLDGRRIVPSNRLGIVDINLFPEALLQRVETVTGGASAAYGTDAVAGVVNFILDTDFTGLETHLQGGVTSRNDHDSYEVSIAGGTPIGEHLHFIGALDRFDSERIDNLDGREWYRGIGLVTSSDFLATGQGPRLLTRENVVSTEYTNGGMIDAPGTSIDRLYFLPDGSLAPFEFGEHATVGTGTNNMVGGSGYNPTDFDTSIHTPAYPDGSRSGSFVPDSERSTGFARLTYDPSEELRLYFEGMWGSTETDSAGTLPLGHSIWALTIFPGNAFLPDEINQAMIDENIPSFRLQRYHTEADIAQDRFIMSNDTLSFTVGFETELSGGWELQGYVQSGRNDNELIFSDFLRRDRLPMAVDAVRDPATGEIVCNVTLLSDEFDDCVPVNLFGRGRASPEAIAWVADDMFVRADLEQNNAELSASSEISEGWGAGPVSLAVGASWREQQIEHRIGPPHLVNQPPLANDPARGIRGITIASLGTDDRLEFVDLDNFEGRFDVKELFAETLLPLIANRPLVRQLNASLAARWADYSGSGDIWASKIGLDWSVNDVLRVRGTLSRDVRAASLEERFDRQGQGTSLEDPELDNERYTTFQLRGGNPNVSPEEADTFTVGAVYQPARVDGLSMSLDWYDIEVDGAIDFLGVQEIVDQCFETGAAEFCGRITRDPNTNIITLVENTFANVDKRNVSGLDLEVAYSRDINLFRQGAESLRWRFIASWLDENSTTEAGAAKRDVVGELGGAGVPELQWTSNLAYDNGPFTLFLQGRWIDSGVADIDFVEGVDIDDNSVESMFYTNLRASYRGRLGSGGEWEAFAHIANVFDEDPPLIAGWSAFGGTGIGTNESLYDVLGRRYTVGFQLRY, translated from the coding sequence ATGAGCAGGGGATCGAAGCGTGCAACCAGCCGAGGGCAACGAGAGCGCGAGACTGCAAACCCCGGGCGGATGCCCGAGCCGCCGTCGCCAGTCGCCCTGGCCGTCGGCCTCGCCCTTTCCGCCGGTCTCGCCGGCGTCGCGTCGGCGCAAGCGCCGCGCGAAGGCGCTCAGGGGCAAGCGATCGAGGAGGTGACGGTCACCGGCTCGCGAATCACTGCGACGGGGATGACGACGCCGACGCCCGTCACCGTCGTGCAGGTGGACGAGCTCAGCAACATGGCGCCCGGTCAGCTGATCGACGCTCTCGACCAGCTGCCGCAGTTTGTGAACAACGCGCGGCCGAACACGGCCGCGAGCAAGGCGGACTCGGCCGGCGCCTCCAACCTCAACATGCGCAGCATCGGCTCGAAGCGGACCCTCGTGCTGCTCGACGGCCGCCGCATCGTGCCGTCGAACCGCCTCGGCATCGTCGACATCAACCTGTTCCCGGAAGCCCTGCTCCAGCGCGTGGAAACCGTGACCGGCGGGGCGTCTGCGGCCTACGGCACCGACGCGGTCGCCGGAGTCGTGAACTTCATTCTCGATACCGACTTCACGGGCCTCGAGACGCATCTTCAGGGCGGCGTCACGAGCCGCAACGACCACGACAGTTACGAGGTCTCGATCGCGGGCGGCACGCCGATCGGCGAGCACCTCCACTTCATCGGCGCGCTCGACCGCTTCGACTCCGAGCGCATCGATAACCTCGACGGACGCGAGTGGTATCGCGGCATCGGCCTCGTCACGAGCTCCGACTTCCTCGCGACAGGGCAAGGTCCGCGCCTTCTGACGCGCGAGAACGTGGTCTCCACGGAGTACACGAACGGCGGGATGATCGACGCGCCGGGCACGTCGATCGACCGGCTGTACTTCCTGCCCGACGGCTCTCTCGCACCGTTCGAGTTCGGCGAGCACGCGACCGTCGGGACGGGGACGAACAACATGGTCGGCGGCAGCGGCTATAACCCCACGGACTTCGATACCTCGATCCACACGCCGGCCTACCCCGACGGCTCGCGCTCGGGCTCGTTCGTGCCGGACAGCGAGCGCAGCACCGGCTTCGCGCGGCTCACCTACGACCCGAGCGAGGAATTGCGCCTCTATTTCGAGGGCATGTGGGGCTCGACCGAGACGGACAGCGCCGGCACGCTGCCGCTCGGGCACTCGATCTGGGCACTGACGATATTCCCGGGCAACGCATTCCTGCCCGACGAGATCAATCAGGCGATGATCGACGAGAACATCCCGTCCTTCCGCCTGCAGCGCTATCACACGGAGGCCGATATCGCGCAGGACCGGTTCATCATGTCGAACGACACGCTCTCGTTCACGGTCGGCTTCGAGACGGAGCTCTCCGGCGGCTGGGAGCTCCAGGGCTACGTGCAGAGCGGACGCAATGACAACGAGCTGATTTTCTCCGACTTCCTGCGCCGCGACCGGCTGCCGATGGCCGTGGACGCGGTTCGGGATCCGGCGACGGGAGAGATCGTTTGCAACGTCACGCTCTTGAGCGACGAGTTCGATGACTGCGTGCCGGTCAATCTCTTCGGCCGCGGGCGCGCCTCGCCGGAGGCGATCGCGTGGGTCGCGGACGACATGTTCGTCCGCGCCGACCTCGAGCAGAACAATGCCGAGCTGTCGGCGAGCAGCGAGATCTCCGAGGGCTGGGGCGCAGGCCCGGTTTCGCTCGCCGTCGGCGCATCTTGGCGCGAGCAGCAGATCGAGCACCGGATCGGCCCGCCGCATCTCGTGAACCAGCCGCCGCTCGCGAACGACCCCGCGCGCGGCATTCGCGGCATCACGATCGCCTCTCTCGGAACCGACGACCGCCTCGAGTTCGTGGATCTCGACAACTTCGAGGGGCGCTTCGACGTCAAGGAGCTCTTTGCCGAGACGCTGCTGCCGCTGATCGCGAACCGCCCTCTGGTTCGGCAGTTGAACGCGAGCCTGGCCGCGCGCTGGGCCGACTACTCGGGCAGCGGCGACATCTGGGCGTCGAAGATCGGCCTCGACTGGAGCGTCAACGACGTGCTGCGCGTGCGCGGCACGCTTTCCCGCGACGTCCGGGCCGCGAGCCTCGAGGAGCGCTTCGACCGTCAGGGCCAGGGCACGTCGCTCGAGGACCCGGAGCTCGACAACGAGCGATACACGACCTTCCAGCTCCGCGGCGGCAATCCGAACGTCTCGCCGGAGGAGGCCGACACGTTCACGGTCGGCGCGGTGTACCAGCCGGCGCGCGTCGACGGCCTCTCGATGTCGCTCGACTGGTACGACATCGAGGTGGACGGCGCAATCGACTTTCTCGGCGTCCAGGAAATCGTCGACCAATGCTTCGAGACGGGCGCCGCGGAGTTCTGCGGCCGCATCACGCGCGATCCGAATACGAACATCATCACCCTGGTGGAGAACACGTTCGCGAACGTCGACAAGCGGAACGTCAGCGGGCTCGATCTCGAGGTGGCCTACTCGCGCGACATCAATCTCTTCCGGCAGGGCGCCGAAAGCCTGCGGTGGCGGTTCATCGCGAGCTGGCTCGACGAGAACTCAACGACGGAAGCAGGTGCCGCGAAGCGCGATGTCGTCGGGGAGCTGGGCGGCGCGGGCGTGCCCGAGCTGCAATGGACGAGCAACCTCGCCTACGACAACGGGCCGTTCACGCTGTTCCTTCAGGGACGCTGGATCGACAGCGGCGTGGCGGACATCGATTTCGTCGAGGGCGTCGACATCGATGACAACTCCGTCGAATCCATGTTCTACACGAACCTGCGGGCAAGCTATCGAGGCCGGCTCGGAAGCGGCGGGGAGTGGGAGGCGTTCGCGCACATCGCGAACGTGTTCGACGAGGACCCGCCTCTCATTGCCGGCTGGTCGGCGTTCGGCGGCACGGGCATCGGCACGAACGAGAGTCTCTACGACGTTCTCGGCCGGCGCTACACCGTCGGGTTCCAGCTGCGCTACTGA
- the norR gene encoding nitric oxide reductase transcriptional regulator NorR has translation MTTRNFSRLAGIVTDLTESMPCEARYQRLLDTFRASFPCDAIALLELDGSVLVPRAVQGFSPDTLGRRFVVTEHPRLARLLDSRAAVRFPADSALPDPYDGLVDNANGHLYVHDCMGVALRIEGEPWGVLTLDALRPGQFETIDDDVFGAFAAVAAATVRAADWIERLEMQLERHHRINLSGVGERAADELIGESEPIQRVRREARTVAPSDLPVLILGETGVGKELVARMIHHHSARAQEPIVHINCAALPESLAESELFGHARGAFSGATEDRIGKFELAHDGTLFLDEVGELPLPVQAKLLRALQSGEIQRLGCDRARRVDVRLIAATNRNLEEEVLAGRFRTDLYHRLSVYPLRVPPLRERGDDVLLLAGYFLERNQRRLGLRGVRLGAAARRWLQSYSWPGNVRELEHALSRAIIRALAEGQPRDQLLELTPRHLGAADGDARAAVSNGASVPEIELPEIDVTLRDAVDDFRRDLILQRIRAHGGNRAAAARSLGLDRANFHRLLKKLGIHG, from the coding sequence ATGACGACGCGTAACTTCAGCCGCCTCGCCGGCATCGTCACGGACCTGACCGAGTCGATGCCGTGCGAGGCCCGCTATCAGCGGTTGCTGGATACGTTTCGCGCGAGCTTCCCTTGCGACGCGATCGCGCTGCTCGAGCTCGACGGAAGCGTGCTCGTGCCGAGAGCGGTGCAGGGATTCAGCCCGGATACGCTCGGCCGCCGCTTCGTCGTCACGGAGCACCCGCGGCTCGCCCGGCTGCTCGACAGCCGTGCCGCTGTACGCTTTCCGGCAGACTCCGCGCTCCCGGATCCTTACGACGGGCTCGTCGACAACGCGAACGGCCACCTATACGTGCACGACTGCATGGGCGTCGCGCTGCGCATCGAGGGCGAGCCGTGGGGCGTGCTGACGCTCGACGCGCTGCGGCCGGGGCAATTCGAGACGATCGACGACGACGTGTTCGGCGCGTTCGCCGCGGTCGCCGCGGCGACGGTGCGGGCGGCGGACTGGATCGAGCGCCTCGAGATGCAGCTCGAGCGGCACCACCGGATCAACCTCTCGGGCGTCGGCGAGCGCGCGGCGGACGAGCTGATCGGCGAGAGCGAGCCGATCCAGCGCGTGCGGCGCGAGGCGCGCACGGTCGCACCATCCGATCTGCCGGTGCTGATCCTCGGCGAGACGGGCGTCGGGAAGGAGCTCGTGGCCCGAATGATTCACCATCACTCCGCCCGCGCGCAGGAGCCGATCGTCCATATCAACTGCGCGGCCCTGCCCGAGTCGCTCGCGGAAAGCGAGCTCTTCGGACACGCGCGCGGCGCGTTCTCCGGCGCGACGGAGGATCGGATCGGCAAGTTCGAGCTCGCCCATGACGGCACGCTGTTTCTCGACGAGGTCGGCGAGCTGCCGCTCCCGGTGCAGGCGAAGCTGCTCCGCGCGCTGCAGAGCGGCGAGATACAGCGGCTGGGCTGCGACCGCGCCCGGCGCGTGGACGTGCGCCTGATTGCCGCAACGAACCGCAACCTCGAGGAGGAAGTGCTCGCCGGCCGGTTCCGGACCGACCTCTATCACCGGCTCAGCGTTTACCCGCTCCGCGTACCGCCGCTCCGCGAGCGCGGCGATGACGTGCTGCTGCTCGCGGGCTACTTCCTCGAGCGCAACCAGCGGCGGCTCGGATTACGCGGCGTGCGTCTCGGCGCGGCGGCCCGGCGCTGGCTGCAGAGCTACTCGTGGCCCGGCAACGTCCGGGAGCTGGAGCACGCGCTGTCGCGGGCGATCATCCGCGCGTTGGCCGAGGGGCAGCCGCGCGACCAGCTGCTCGAGCTGACGCCGAGGCACCTCGGTGCCGCCGACGGCGACGCCCGAGCGGCAGTGTCGAACGGCGCATCCGTGCCCGAGATCGAGCTCCCCGAGATCGACGTGACTTTGCGGGACGCCGTCGACGACTTTCGCCGCGACCTGATCCTGCAACGCATTCGAGCCCATGGAGGCAACCGCGCGGCGGCGGCCCGCTCGCTCGGCCTCGATCGCGCCAATTTCCATCGATTGCTGAAGAAGCTCGGGATACACGGCTGA
- a CDS encoding multicopper oxidase domain-containing protein, with protein sequence MQKLTSSLAVAAAAALSLGAAAAETVKVEIRVREVDLVVDNSGTTHPMWTYGGTIPGPLVRVTEGDIVEFTLINDEHNKQSHSMDFHAARADVLGEFEAIKPGDTKQFSFEAEYPGVFIYHCGADSMAEHISRGMYGVIIVDPKEGYSSEYPKPDREYVLVHGDLFEVGTSAEDITMGRGWKGVLVNGKVFHYDPVHDPNASLALESEPGERVRIYFVNAMINESAAFHPIAGIWDRVWENGNPKNVSYGMQTVEVPPAHGVVLDLISPEGRATNNALVDHRMRHAMNGGITVLMNYEGADPEKGRGDALILR encoded by the coding sequence ATGCAAAAGCTAACTTCTTCCTTGGCCGTCGCCGCCGCCGCCGCGCTCTCGCTGGGAGCCGCCGCGGCCGAAACGGTGAAGGTCGAGATTCGCGTACGCGAAGTCGATCTCGTCGTCGACAACTCCGGCACCACGCATCCGATGTGGACGTACGGCGGCACGATCCCCGGCCCGCTCGTGCGGGTGACCGAGGGCGACATCGTCGAGTTCACGCTGATCAACGACGAGCACAACAAGCAAAGTCACTCGATGGATTTTCATGCCGCGCGCGCCGACGTGCTCGGTGAATTCGAGGCCATCAAGCCCGGCGACACGAAGCAGTTCTCGTTCGAGGCCGAGTATCCCGGCGTCTTCATTTATCACTGCGGCGCCGACTCGATGGCCGAGCACATCTCGCGCGGCATGTACGGTGTGATCATCGTCGATCCGAAGGAGGGGTACAGCTCGGAATATCCGAAGCCCGACCGCGAGTACGTGCTCGTGCACGGCGATCTGTTCGAGGTCGGGACGTCGGCCGAGGACATCACGATGGGCCGCGGTTGGAAGGGCGTGCTGGTGAACGGCAAAGTCTTTCACTACGACCCGGTCCACGATCCGAACGCAAGCCTCGCGCTCGAGTCCGAGCCCGGCGAGCGCGTCCGCATCTACTTCGTGAACGCCATGATCAACGAATCCGCCGCGTTCCATCCGATCGCCGGCATCTGGGATCGCGTCTGGGAAAACGGCAATCCGAAGAACGTGTCGTACGGCATGCAGACCGTCGAGGTGCCGCCGGCCCACGGCGTCGTCCTAGACCTGATCAGCCCCGAGGGCCGCGCGACGAACAATGCGCTCGTCGATCACCGCATGAGGCACGCGATGAACGGCGGCATCACCGTGCTGATGAACTACGAGGGCGCGGACCCCGAGAAAGGCCGAGGCGACGCGCTGATCTTGCGCTGA
- a CDS encoding c-type cytochrome yields the protein MKVIPLVGIVAGLALSLPIANAAGEAEFVQQNCASCHALTQPDYEALGVAERAERKGPPLYYAGNKFREEWLVEWLQAPERIRPGGVFAPAHAVSTPEGDVIDPETLIEHPVLSAAEAESAAKYLMTLRPYDDLVAAQSYEPGPINLRIGQMNFSKFKGCDSCHRDAPDFGGVSGPELYTAWERLQPAFIASYIADPTAWDPHTMMPRGSLPPEEVKKLADYLKALSEVE from the coding sequence ATGAAAGTGATACCGCTCGTCGGCATCGTGGCGGGGCTCGCCCTGTCGCTGCCGATCGCGAACGCGGCCGGCGAGGCCGAGTTCGTCCAACAGAACTGCGCAAGCTGCCACGCGTTGACGCAGCCCGACTACGAGGCACTCGGCGTCGCCGAGCGCGCGGAGCGGAAGGGACCGCCACTCTACTATGCGGGGAACAAGTTCCGCGAGGAGTGGCTGGTCGAGTGGCTGCAGGCGCCGGAGCGCATCCGCCCCGGCGGCGTCTTCGCGCCGGCCCATGCGGTCAGCACGCCGGAAGGCGACGTGATCGATCCGGAGACGCTGATCGAGCATCCGGTTCTCTCGGCCGCGGAGGCCGAAAGCGCCGCGAAGTATCTGATGACGTTGCGTCCGTACGACGACCTCGTCGCCGCGCAGTCGTACGAGCCCGGCCCGATCAACCTGCGAATCGGGCAGATGAACTTCAGCAAGTTCAAGGGTTGCGACAGCTGTCATCGAGATGCGCCCGACTTCGGCGGCGTGTCCGGGCCCGAGCTCTACACCGCGTGGGAGCGCCTGCAGCCGGCTTTCATCGCGTCGTATATCGCCGATCCGACGGCATGGGATCCGCACACGATGATGCCGCGCGGATCGCTCCCGCCCGAGGAAGTGAAGAAGCTGGCCGACTACCTGAAGGCGCTATCGGAGGTCGAGTAA
- a CDS encoding cytochrome c: MSEEVMHRLHGKRGAERRMGSEMRRLLLALGAAALSSLPGVSLADGDAERGQALYRIYCTQCHGLQGNGRGVNVPDMAVMPRDHTDRVEMSARTDEDLFKAIQGGGKAVDKSVLMPAWGGNFSDENIRDLVAYLRKLCCSEAQ; this comes from the coding sequence ATGAGCGAAGAAGTCATGCACCGCTTGCATGGAAAGCGAGGCGCCGAGCGCCGCATGGGAAGCGAGATGAGGCGGCTGCTTCTGGCGCTCGGCGCCGCCGCTCTATCGAGTCTGCCGGGAGTCTCGCTCGCGGACGGCGACGCGGAGCGCGGTCAGGCGCTTTACCGGATCTACTGCACCCAGTGTCACGGACTGCAGGGTAACGGCCGCGGGGTCAACGTCCCGGACATGGCCGTAATGCCGAGAGACCACACCGATCGCGTCGAGATGTCCGCGCGCACGGATGAGGACCTGTTCAAGGCCATCCAGGGCGGCGGCAAGGCCGTCGACAAGTCGGTGCTGATGCCGGCCTGGGGCGGCAATTTCAGCGACGAGAATATCCGCGACCTCGTCGCCTATCTCCGCAAGCTCTGCTGCTCGGAAGCGCAATGA
- a CDS encoding multicopper oxidase domain-containing protein, translating into MNAKEALMLLRHVLIGLTLLGFCAAAQAELRKFEMTIEEVDLEVAPGFTVKVWAFNGQVPGPLIHVRQGDEVEVVVHNLTTLNHTIHWHGQYQTNTWQSDGVPGVTQKAIEPGESYTYHFVAEKPGSLWYHCHVNVAEHVGLRGMWGPFIVDPKNPTKLEQEVTKDAIAMFSSWSSASADTYGTGGHPAEVIDYFSINGKSHPLNQPLRVKKGDVLRLRLYAVTIPVSFHPHGHDALVTHKDGLPLENPYPVDVLALQPGERYDVIMRMENPGIWMTHDHVEHHVTNNGAHMGGSMLVIEYEEIEKPDWYIWKNIEYEPDFYMSESLKKPYGIHDIEAFKGIDPFLQRRQRSAASH; encoded by the coding sequence ATGAACGCGAAGGAGGCGCTCATGCTGTTACGCCACGTTTTGATCGGCCTGACCCTGCTGGGTTTCTGCGCCGCGGCCCAAGCCGAGCTTCGCAAGTTCGAGATGACGATCGAGGAGGTCGATCTCGAGGTGGCACCGGGCTTTACCGTCAAAGTCTGGGCCTTCAACGGTCAGGTTCCGGGGCCGCTGATCCACGTCAGGCAAGGCGACGAGGTCGAGGTCGTCGTCCACAACCTCACGACGCTCAACCACACCATCCATTGGCACGGCCAGTATCAGACCAATACCTGGCAATCGGACGGCGTGCCGGGTGTCACGCAGAAGGCCATCGAGCCCGGCGAAAGCTACACGTATCATTTCGTTGCCGAGAAGCCGGGCAGCCTCTGGTACCACTGCCACGTCAACGTCGCGGAGCACGTGGGCCTGCGCGGCATGTGGGGGCCGTTCATCGTGGATCCGAAGAACCCGACGAAGCTCGAGCAGGAAGTCACGAAGGACGCGATCGCGATGTTCTCGAGCTGGAGCTCCGCGTCGGCGGATACGTACGGCACCGGCGGTCATCCGGCCGAGGTCATCGACTACTTCTCGATCAACGGCAAGTCACATCCGCTCAATCAGCCGCTGCGCGTCAAGAAGGGCGACGTGCTGCGCTTGCGGCTCTACGCCGTCACGATCCCCGTGTCGTTCCATCCTCACGGGCACGATGCCCTCGTGACGCACAAGGACGGGCTGCCCCTCGAGAACCCTTATCCCGTCGACGTGCTCGCGCTCCAGCCGGGCGAGCGATACGACGTGATCATGCGGATGGAGAACCCGGGCATCTGGATGACGCACGACCACGTCGAGCATCACGTGACGAACAACGGCGCCCATATGGGCGGCTCGATGCTGGTCATCGAGTACGAGGAGATCGAGAAGCCGGATTGGTACATCTGGAAGAACATCGAGTACGAGCCGGACTTCTACATGAGCGAGTCGTTGAAGAAGCCGTACGGCATCCACGACATCGAGGCGTTCAAAGGCATCGATCCGTTCCTCCAGCGTCGTCAGCGCAGCGCAGCCTCTCACTGA
- the rnk gene encoding nucleoside diphosphate kinase regulator: MAKQSKVVLTSRDFDRLEKLLGSLPANASPTKAALLAELERAEIVEPEKVPPDVVTMNSTVRFQILESGEEFLLTLVYPKDVQGQSDRISVLAPVGSALLGLSVGDELTWPRPGGGVATVKVVEVVYQPERAGDLHR; the protein is encoded by the coding sequence GTGGCCAAGCAATCCAAGGTCGTTCTGACGTCCCGCGATTTCGACCGGCTCGAGAAGCTGCTCGGATCGTTGCCGGCGAATGCGTCGCCGACCAAGGCGGCATTGCTGGCGGAGCTCGAGCGGGCGGAGATCGTCGAGCCGGAAAAGGTGCCGCCCGACGTCGTGACGATGAATTCGACGGTCCGCTTCCAGATCCTCGAGTCGGGCGAGGAGTTTCTGCTGACGCTCGTCTATCCGAAGGACGTCCAGGGGCAGTCGGACCGAATCTCGGTTCTCGCGCCGGTCGGCAGCGCGTTGTTGGGCCTTTCCGTCGGCGACGAGCTCACATGGCCGCGGCCGGGCGGCGGCGTCGCGACCGTGAAGGTCGTCGAGGTGGTCTATCAACCGGAGCGTGCGGGCGACCTCCATCGCTAG